The stretch of DNA TGGGACACTAGCTGGACGTGGAGGAAGGAAGCTGGGCAGCACATGGAACCTGAGATGGTGTGTGAggcaggcacagagcacagctctgtgtgtgcaggggtGCCCCAGCCAtgccacagggatggggagagtGTCCCACCTTGTCCAGGTAGCTGGGCAGCACTTCTGCCACGAGTCTCTCTGTCTTCTTGGATACCTCTGAGGGTTTGATGATGGCGCAGTTCCCTGGGGGAAGACAGACAGGATGTTGGAGCTGTGACATGGTGACAGCCAGCCGTTCTGGGGATGAGGTGCCCTTGCCAGTGCTCAGTACTGCTGGGATCCTCTAAGCCAAGGGACTGGAAAGTTGTGCTCACCGGCAGCAATGGCCCCAATGAGGGGCACCAGGAAGAGCTGGATGGGGTAGTTCCATGGCGCTATGATGAGCACCACCCCGTAGGGGTCCTTGCGGATGAAGGCGGAGTCCAGCTGCATCGCCTGCGGGACACTCACCATGTCAGGTCCCGCCCTGCACCACCATCCCACCCGGCTCTGCCTCCCatcctctctttcctcttccctctcacCAGAGTCCTGTCCACTTGCTCATCCTTCATCCAGTGGGACAGGTTGTTCAGGGTCTCATGGAGCTCATTCTTGCACAGGAGGATCTCAGATAATTCAGCTTCAAAGGGTGCCTGCGGACACCAAGGACCCAACACGTCACCTTGGCATGTCCTGCAGCTCTTATCCCAACACTCCATAGTGTTTTGCCCAGGATTTGGGTTCTGGAGCTCTCTACATCCCATGCTGGATTTGAATCCCCAAAGGTGTTGAGCACCCCCTGTGTCTGCAGCATGAGGTTTTTAAGCACTGAATGCTTCAAAATAGGAATAATTATGCAGATCCCATTCATCCGGACAACAGGAAGAATGGGGAGGGTGTCCAAAGAGACTAGGGTGGAGGAGACAATGAGCCCTGCGTGGTGTTAAAGCTCTgtctgcagagccaggggatCCAGGCTCAGAGAGCTGCATCCTGGGTGAGCCCTGACGGAGGGAAGGGGGTGACATCGGGTGGGAAGttcagggcagggagcaggaacagaAATCAGGGATTAACCTGCCCAGAGaagagggaaactgaggctggTGGGTGTGGGAATGGCTATTGATGTCAAGGGactccccacagccccctctgcccatggcagagcagggatgggctCTGGACAACAGTGACTGGGACATGCTTCACCTCAGTCTCCCAAATCCAGAGGCTGCGAGCCTGTGACAGAGCCCAGGCAGGACTGGAGAATCCAAcgagaggaggagaaagcacCCCCAGCTGGGCGATGGGAACCCCTCAGTCCTCCTGTTCCTGTCCCCTCTCACCTTGCCCAAGTCACAGGCAGTGGCTTCCAGGATGTGCTGCTTCTTGTCATCCAGGAAGTGTCCCAGAGCCTCCAGCTGGGCTATGCGGTATTCCATGGGCCGAGTCTTCCCGGAGAGCCAGGCTGCCCGCAGGTGGCTCACCAGCCCCGCAAAGGGGTTCCTGCTGTGGGTGCAGTGGTGTTAGAGGGATGCCATCCCCACCCCTCCTGCCACCCCTCTGTCCCTCCACAGCCTCACCTTGTGGCATCACCATCCACACTCCCATTCCCACCACCACCCTCGGGGGCTCTCCTGGCCTCActctcagggagctgcaggaaggcagtTCCAGTCTCCATGGTCCCACAGGTGTGGTGTGGGATGTTTGCGCTGGGGCTTTCAACCACAGCTTCCCTCTTCACAGCTAACAGCACGGCTGTCAgcttcctgccctgccccttGGCCGCCTGCCCCTGACCTTTGGCCGCCTGCCCCGCCGCACGCCACTGCTGGCTCCATTCCAGCTAAAACTGCTTGGGATGGGAAACaccccccaaaccctcccagcACCCCCCCAACCCTCCCAGCACCCCCCAAACCAGAGGACGGAGGCACAAAGAGAGACTGGGAGAGAGTTTGATGCAAAGTCTTTACTACAGGCAGAGTTACACAGAGCAAAGAGCAAcagcaaggagggagagaggtTCATTCCAAAGGTAAAGTCTGTGTGAGAGGACATGGGGCTGGCAGAAGTGCTTCTCCACCAGAAAGAGAAGTTTGGAGTAAGAAAAAGTTTTTGGTCATTTCAGCTGTGTCCTGGAAAATGGTTGGGAGTGGAGGCCACAAGGGTGCAGGAGGGGATGTCCATCCCGGCCATCCGACATGCTCCAGGCGAGGGAAAGGACACCATGAGGAAGTGAGGAGCATGAtgaagagggagagggggaCAGTCCTAGTGCTCTGCGCCAACTCCGTGGTGTCCTCAGAGCAGGACATGGCAGCCTCAGAGCAGGGTGCAGGTGCCCCTGCGCTTCACCTCGAAGGTGGTCGTGAGGAGGCCCAACTTCTGCTGGGTGTAGGGGGGGGTAGCGCGGGGTGTTGAGCGTCTCCAGCCCCATGTTCCGGTGCAGGCAGCCGCGGTGGTGGGAGAAGGTGTCGAAGGTGAACTTCCCATGGTATTTTCCCAGGCCACTGTTCCCTGGAACACACAGGACAGGTCCATGCTCAGGACGGGACTCTGCTCCTGATGATGCCTTCTCCAAGCATCAACACGAGGGAAAAAGATGCCTACAGGAatttctgagcagcacagacatgGTGGAGGAATTCCACTCTTTCAGTGCCTCCTCCAGGTATATGAATGCTCAGTCCAGCCAATCCTGCTGCATCTCAGCAGTTTGGAGGCCCCAGCGTCTCCTTTTTACCCACCCCCATTTATCTATACAAGCTTTGCTGGGTTCTGCAAGTCTGGATTTCCCTCCATGATGCTCCACTGTATCtccccacagctggagctgttccacCTTCTTCCCAGAACTCTAAAAACCTGGAGCCACGTTGGCAACACCAGTTCTCCCAGTTCCTGTGGCTAGTTTAACTGGAGGTTAAGAGCCCAGTGACTTCCCATGGAAGCTTTGGTGCCATCTCATCCCAATGACTTCAGCCCCTTCACCTGCTCTAAAGTGGCTTTACCTGATAATTGGAAGTAGATGGTCTGAATCATTACCAATTAAGATAAGTTATGGAATGGGAAGCACCAAAAATTGTTCCCTGAGCCACAGGCAGGTGAGGAATTAATTGTCCAGGTGACTCAGGTGCCAGCCCCGACAGAGATGCTGAGCAAGGGCAGCATCAAATGAAGAGGTTTATCCCAGAAATATTATGGGGAGAGATAAAGACATGGGGAAGTATTCTGGGAAACAACATTCCTGTATCCCTGGACCATGCTGcacccacagcccagggctgagcagcctcACTTTACAcctcagaaagcaaaacttgGTGCCTCTGGAGAccaaaaatttcttcttctctgagAAGGATCTCCAAGATCTCCTAAGAGGTTCTCCAGGTTTTCCTAAGTGTATTGTTCCTACTATTTAGTCCTAAAAGTTGGCATGAAGGTACAGCCTGGCTCTTGAGGGACTTAAAGGgatccagcccagcaccacactggctgcaggaggaagctCACCTTCCTCACCATGGCTCAGGCCACAGATCACACCTGGCTCCCAATGGCCAGGATTGGGGATTTTGGACCTACCAATGCCTCCGAAGGGCAGCGAGGTCAGAGTCACGTGCATCAGGGTGTCATTGCCACAGAAGCCTCCGCTGCTCGTCCACTCCAGGACCTGGTTCACCAcctgggagggagaagagaaggtaGATGAGGGACTTGCACTTGGCAAACTTTAGCCAGTTCACCCACTGGATGTTCCCAGAGTGTTTGGGCTCTAAAGACGCTTCAAAGCATGTCCTGGAGCTCATGGAGGTGGTGCCTGACTTCCCTCCCCACTTTTTCTGCTCCACAGACACACCTTGCTGTCGCAGGAGAAGGCATAGACGACCAATGGCTGCGGCCGCGCGTTGATGAAGTCAATGGCTTCATCCATGTTGGCGATGACGACGATGGGCAGGACAGGCCCGAAGATCTCCTCCTGCATGGCAGGGTCTGAGGGCAGCACATCTGCCAGCactgtgggagctgcagagagaaaacctgACAGCATCAGCTGGGCACAGAGGTTGGAGATGAAACCTCCCCTCAGGACCTCTTTTTAAGCACCCCTAAAACTCTTTTCCCTCTAGAGCCTCCCCTCTGGATGAAGACTCCCTGAAAAACCCCAATGTGCTCACCAAGAGGTGTGTGACCCCCAAGCCTCACCGATGTAGCGCTCTGCCTCATCCGTCTGTCCCCCGATGGCCACGCGCCCACTGCCCAGGAGTGCCCGGATGCGCCGGAACTGCTTGTCACTCACAATGCGGCCAAAATCCGGCGATTCTCGGGGGTTGGGGCCGAAAAACTCAGTGATGGCCTCGCGCAGGGCAGGCATGAGCTTGTCCTGCATCTCCACGGTGCAGAGCACGTAGTCAGGAGCGATGCAGGTCTGCCCTGCGTTGAAGAAGCGGCCCCAGACCACACGCCGTGCCACATTGGCCACATTGCAGGTGTCGGACACATAGCAGGGGTTCTTGCCCCCCAGTTCCAGCGTCACCGGCGTCAGGTGCTTGGCAGCGGCTGTCATCACAATCCGCCCCACCGGGGGGCTGCCTGTGGGCAGGGAAAACATGGATTGAGGTGGGGATCCCACCAGCCATCACACGGctctgggatgtggcactgggtCTGGTGGCAGACCTCAGACATACATCCCAGATCCTCCAGCAGATCCTGGCACCACATccaggcagggctctgctctgtcccaTGGCACCTACCAGTGAAAAAGATGTAGTCAAACTTGTTCTCCAGCAGCCTGGTGGTCTCCGGCACACCACCGGTCACCACAGCAAAGCAGTCCTgcaaggaaacaggaaaaagtccTCTTGTGTCACCATCTGTCCCTACCAACAGCATCCCAGGAGGCTGGGACATCGACTGAGTGCAGAGGGAGGAGGTTCCACACAGGGATGATGTGTGGGGATGGTGGGTGTGAGGCAGGGTTGGGAACACCATGGCCCGGGAACAAGGGACAAGGACAAAAAGGGCTTCTCACACTGTCCAGGTAACAGCTCAGCGTTTCGGCAATGAGTCTCTCTGTGTTCTTGGAGATCTCCGAGGGTTTGATGATGGCACAGTTCCCTGGGGGAAGATGAACAGGACATCAGCACAGCGACATGGTGACAGCCAGCCCTTCTGGGGATGAGATGCCAGCACTTCCAGGCCCAGGGAACTGGAAGGTTGGGCTCACCAGCAGCAATGGCCCCAATGAGGGGCACCAGGAAGAGGTGGATGGGGTAGTTCCAGGGCGCTATGATGAGCACCACCCCGTAGGGGTCCTTGCGGATGAAGGCGGAGTCCAGCTGCATCACCTTTGAGAAGAACATGACCTCAGCACTGCCTTCCCCACTAGCAATCTCTCCCCCctgcttcccttttcccagagCTTCCTTCTTACCAGGTTCTTGTCCACATACTCATCCTTCATCCAGTGGCACAGGTTGTTGAGGGTGATGTTGAGCTCGTTCTTGCAGAGGAGGATCTCACTGAAGAAAGCCTCAAAGGATGGCTGGGGACAGACATCATGAAGTGTCACCCCAACACTGACCCCATCACTGAGCCTGTCACCCTAACACAGACCCCATAACCCCAATGCCAACCCCACCACCCCAAGAGGCATCTCTCCCCTCTTCCAAACAGGAATATCAGGAGAatcttttcagcagaaatttccATCACCTCCTGTAACTCCCAGGGAATACCAGTGTCCCAGAATATTACGAAAATAGGTATTtgaccagaaggaaaaaaactccaaatttGAACATTTTCATGGTATTTAACAAATTCCTGAGCTCAGCACTGTAAACTGGCAATAGAACCCCAAGCCAAGGGGACACCAAGCAATGTCACCAGAGCTCCTGAAGAGCTGATTGTGGTGCCAGAGGCATCCTGACCACTTGGATATTCAAGCTGGAAGCAAAGCCCCGAGCTCCCTTCCACCACCAGTGGACAAAAATTGCACTTTTTAGTCTTAAGTTTAGTCAAAGTCTTAAGACCTTGACTAAAGGGAAGTAGTAAGAACCATGGCTTAATTAAACCCCTTGTGGTAGAGAAGTGGGTCCTCTCTGTAGCCACAGAGCACAGATCAGGATCATATCATCCTTGCAGGAGCAGTGTGAAAACACCAGGGATAGCCCAGCAGGCTCAGTGGAGCCCCTTCATGActgtggagagcaggaggagcaaaGCTCCTGCGCTGTGACATCATATTTTGGACTCCTCCAACCCAAAAACATCCCTGGATTGCAATCTTCCTCCCATCCCCACACCACTTTGGGGTTGGGAAGGCTGGATGCTGATTCCCAGGATCTTCCACCACCAAGAGGCCTTCAGGTCCCCAAAACGCAGCTGCCAGGAGGTGCGAGGACCCTCTTGGACCTGAGGGCTCAGCAGGCACATGAGATAATCCAGTGAAGCAACGGGGCTGTTCCCAACCCAGGATGACGATGGCATCACCAGGGTAAAGAAGATGACGGTTCATTAAGAATTTTGATGGGATACAAAGGTTATGAGATAGGACATTAAGGCTGAGGTCATCCAAGTGCCACCAATCATCAGCATCAGACAGGAACCGGCACCACTGGAGGTGAGACACCACCTCAGGTACGTAAGAGCAGGTGAAGTGTCCATCCAGCTATGAGGGCCCAGCTGCATTACAAGCTCATTACTGGACAACCGGATCTAATTAGGCCTAATTAAGAAAGATGATGATGCCTATCAAAGCCTGGTTGAAGGAGAAGGACTCACCTCCAACAAACAACGCAATTAGGAGCCTTGGGAGATGGCAGAATGTGGAAAGACATGGCTGAGGGCATGGGCCACTACACCGATGCCAAACAAAGAGGTGAGGGTCATATaatggaatcctggaatggtttgggttggaagagaccttgaagCTCATCCTATTCCACCCcgtcatgggcagggacaccttccactagcccaagttgctccaagccccatccaacctggccttgaacacttccagggatgatgagCTGAGACCAGTAGAATTATCCATGGTACGGATGCTCCTTTTTTGCCAGCAGATCatccaggagctcctggcaTGCCACAATACCCCAAGCCACATCCAGAGCCCTGCCCATGCCACCATGCCAGTGAAACCAGTCCCTTGGAGGCCCTGGGAGGAATGTGCAGTGCCAGCATGTTGCACAATGCCAGTAATCCTGGGCGTGCCGGGCTGGCCAGGAGCTCCCCAGGACGTTACCTCTGTGGAGGTCACATGGACCCCCAGGATGCCGACCAGAGTGTGAAACGCTCCCACCTCAGCTGGTCACTGACAGGCCAACAGGGCCTTTGCCTGGTTTCAGGGCACCAGGGATGGGATCAACAGCACAGTCCCTCCGCTAACCCCTGGATCTGCAGGGACCCAGCACTTACAGATGCACCAGCCTGGGAGCACATCAAGGGGGAAGCAGGACCCCAAGGAAGGGACACCCCTATGCCCAGACTCCCACAAGGATGCAATACCCAGACAAGGGTGTAAGAAGGACTCCAAAGACGCTATGCCAGTGGCCCCCAATTCCCAGACCCTCTTACCTTGCCCATGTCCAATTCAGTGGCTTCCAGGATCTCCTGCTTCTTGTCATCCAGGAAGCGTCCCAGAGCCTCCAGCTGGGCCATGCGGTATTCCATAGGCCGTGTCTTCCCAGAGAGCCAGGATGCCCGCAGGTGGCTCACCAGCCCCGCATAGGGGTTCCCACTGTGGGGACGAAGGTGTTAGAGGGGACCCAGCCCCATTCTATCTTCCCAGAGCCTCATGTCATCCCAGATCCACGTTATCCCATCCCAGCATCAAACTGGAGCCCCAGActccctggggacagagcagggagtCCACACACACCTTCTCCCTCGCTGCTGGGAGCAACTTAACACAGCACCATTCCCAGCAGATCCGGTCTTCTCCCTTGGGCCATGCTGAGATGTGGTGGCCCATAGACCTCAGACTTTtcccccagcaccagcctggggtTCCTAtcaccctggcactgccacagctTCCCCTGCTCACGTCCCtgtctccctcctgcccccagcccctcgcTCTCACCATGGAGTGCTGCAGACCATTGGCATTGGCCCCTTCCCGATCCCGCTGCTTCCACTGCatccagcagctttcccaggatCTTTGCCAGGATCACTGCCCGCAGTGCTGCACTTGCCGTAGcccgggagctgctgcttggggGGCTCGAGGGGCTGCTGCATGCcaagctgtgggaaggagctgctggtctCCATGGAGAGCGTGGTGGCCCTGGGGAGAGACACTGCGTGGGTTATGCCAGGATGGAAGTGCTGGAGGTGCCCGTGCGATCCCAAGAGGAGTCACCCACGGCACCTTTGAAGGGCGGCTTGGTGCTCGGGGCCGTCCTGGTTGTGGGGTGactcagcccagggcagctgccGGAGGCCCTGGGAGATGCCTGGGATTCCCGGGATAATCGCCATCCTCTGGACACTGacctgcccaggctgccctgctGATGTAGGGTCACCTACGGGGATCTCAGGGACAAGACACCCCCAAATCTGGgggacagagctgcagccccccaTCTGTCACCCTCTCCCTCTCCATGCCCAGACACCCACCCTTCCTCAAGGGAACCCCCCtgtgccccacagcccccaccaGCATGGAGGGTGCCAGACGGGTGCCATGCAGGGAAGTGCCAGTTTTGGGGACCCCGCAGTGCTTACCTGAGGGCTTCTGTGGAAGCTGGAGGAGCGCAAGGCCAGGCAGGCACTGCTGAGGCTCAGGGTGGGGGTCCCTAAatgctgtggggctgggccCCACGGCCAGGGGCGGGAAGGATTGGGCCCCACCTctgtggggctggcactggggacaAGGTCTAggatgggatggaatgggaCCTCCCCCTTGGGATGGTGTAACTCACATGGCCACCAAACCAGCACCATGAACCTTGACTCATTTGAACCCCACAGACACCCCTCATCCTGCTCCCATGACCACCCTGACTCATGGGATTCCCACTGATCCACCCTTCATCCCGCTTCCCAAGGGTTCCATGATCAATAGACTCCCCTCATCCTGGTCCCAGGACCACCCCCAAGAAGGGCCCTTTGCCCCAGCATCCCAGGGTGGCTCCCATTGCCTAAGGTGTGGGGGACCCTCAGGATGGGTGTTGCCCCTGCTCCACTGCCATGACCCTTCTGGGGCTGTTCCCTGCGTATCCCCCCTATCCTGCAGGAACCAGCACTCTCCCAAGAATCCCATCTCAAGAATCCCTCACTACCGGCTGGGCCAGATCCTGCCCCGGAGATGTCACTCCgtcagccctgcccagcagtcCCCGCACCCTGCCCCGGGGCATCCTGCCGTGCCACGCACCCGGGCACCCTCCCGGCCCCGGCTTAGGGGTGACACCAGGGCACGTATGACCCTCACCCCCAGATTAGGGTGCCCCCCCGCCCAGGAACCCTGGCACATCCCCcgggcagggaaggggaagtgaaagcagcagggcacagcactcagtgccacgGGGCACCCCGATGAGGCAGCACCCACCCCAAGGCCTGGTGGGAGCGCTGGGGAGGCTGGGGGGGCCACAGGGAGGCCGGGGGGCGGGGGTTGGGGTGCTGTGCAATGGGGGAGCAATGGGTGCTGTGCGGGGGGGTCAGGGTGCTGTGCGGGTTGGGGTGTGACGAGTGCTGCGGGGGTCGGGGTGCTGAGAAGAGGCGCGGGTGGCGGGCACTGAGGAGTGCGGGCAGGACCGGGGGTCCGGGAGCAGGGGGCTCCGGGAACGGCCCCTTTAACTACCCCCTTCCCGCCCGCCCGAACcgaaagaggaagaggagccCGCCCCGCCCCGAGAGGCTCCGGCAGCGGCGAGCGGAGCTGGGGTCGGGGTGCCGGGGGCGTGcggaggctgggggtgctgagCCCAGAGGTGCAGTTCTGGGGGGTGCAAAGGTGGGTAGGGGGCGCGGGGTTCGAGGTGCAGGATCTGGAGGTGTAGGGGTGCAAAACACAGGAATGCAAACCATGAGTGCAGGATCTGCGGGTGCAGAGCACAGAGGTTCAGGGCTTGGGGGTGCTGTGTACATGGGTACAAGGTGCTGGATGTAGGGGTGCAAGGGCTGGGAGCGCTGGGCAGGAGGGTGCAGGACACAGGGGTGCAAAACATATGGGTGCAAGACTTGGGGTGCCAACAGGGTGCCCCCCACCCTGACACCATCCAGGGTCCCCCAGAAGCAGCAATGGAGAAGGACTTAGACTGCTGTCAGGATGGGGCCAAGACAGTGCCAAGCGCCGGACTGAGCACCGAGGGGACAGAGACACAGGTGAGACCAAGGGGACACCCGCCGGGGAGGAACCAGGCCTGTGGTGACCATCCCCAAGGGCTGACAGCTGGAATCACCCACAGCTGGACGATTTTGTGGGTGCTCATCACCCTGACTAcaatgaggaggaggaggagcagaagtACTTCCGCCGAAAGCGCCTTGGTGTCATCAAGAACGTGgtggctgccagcctggctggcacCCTCACTTATGGCGTCTACCTGGGTATGGAACCTCCCAGGGACCCCCCAAAACAACTTGGGGTGTTCAGGGCATAGGGTGACCACCCCTGGACCCCCCAGGCCTGCTGCAGATGCAGCTGATCCTTCACTATGACGAGACCTACCGGGAGGTGAAGTACAGCAACATCGGGCTGGAGGACATCGACCGCAAGGTGCTGATGGGCATCAATGTCACGCCTGTGGCGGCGCTGCTCTACACACCCGTCCTCATCAGGTacggccccgccgcgctcccggcTGGCACGGCTCACTGATGCAGCCACCCACGCTTCCCACTCCTCGCCCCCACAGGTTCTTCGGCACCAAGTGGGCCATGTTCCTGGCGGTTGGCATCTATGCCCTCTTTGTCTCCAGCAACTACTGGGAGCGCTACTACACGCTGGTGCCCTCTGCCGTGGCCATTGGGGGGGTCATTGTGCCCCTTTGGGCCTCCATGGGCACCTACATCACGCGGTAGGCATCCGgggggggcgggcagggggTGCAGAGCGTGCCAGCTGACCTGCTGCTCCATGCAGGATGGCCCAGAAGTACTACGAGTACGTTAACTacaaggaggagcaggagaaggagaggcagCGGGTGCCACGGGATGCCTGCAATGCCTACATCATCGTCTTCCAGACAGTCTTCTACTCCTGCTTCCACGTGAGTGCCAGTGGGGTGGCTGGGATGGGcggggggctgtgctggcagcactgagcATGCACCCCTCTACGTCCTGCAGTTGAGCTTTGTCTGCGCTCAGATGCCCATGGTCTTCTTCCTCAACAACTACCTCTACCAACTCAACCACACACTCTTCGCGGTGAAGCACTGCGGTGAGGCTGCGGGTGGGGGTGCGGGGCGGCACTGGGAGTCCCTCAGTTGGGATTAACCATGGCCTGTGCCCACTGGCAGGGACCCTGAGCCACGGCACACTGCCTGGCTTCAACAAGACAGTGCTGCAGAGCCTTCCCCGCAGCGTCAACCTCATCATCGTGGAGAGTGTGCTGATGGCTGCCGCCTTCCTCGCCATGCTGGTGGTGAGCACCAGGGcgggaggggacagggatgggctGGACAATGGCAGGACCTCACCCACAGGTGCTCCAcaggtgctggtgctgtgcGGCGCGGCGTACCGGCCCATGGAGGAGATCGACATGCGCAGCATCGGCTGGGGCAACATCTTCCAGCTGCCCTTCAAGCACATGCGGGACTATCGCCTGCGGCACCTCTTCCCATTGTTTATCTACAGCGGCTTCGAGGTGCTCTTTGTCTGCACCGGATTTTCCCTGGTAGGATCCGGGATGGGGTGGGAGGtgatggagcagggacaggtgacaATGAGCCCATGCTTGCTGCAGAACTACGGTGTTTGCGCCCTGGGGCTGGAGAGGTTGGCGTATCTCCTCATGGCCTACGGCTTCTCCGCCTCGGcgtgctccagcctggccctaTGCATGCTGCGCCTGCGCCGGCACATCCCACTCCTGGCTGGAGCCTTCATCCACGCTGCACTCCTGGTGACGCTCTTCTGCTGGGCGCCGGAGCCCCGGTACCTGGCACAGGCACCACTGCTCTACAGCATTGCCGTGCTCTGGGGCACGGGCAGCGCCCTCAACAAGACCGGAATCAGCAGTGAGTAGTGGGGAGGTCCCAAAACAGCCTCAGTTGTCCCCAGAACACCTTGGTGGTCCCCAAAATAGCCTGGGTCGTCCCGAGTTTTTCCACACATCCTCTCCTCATGTCCCCCGGCACCACAAGTTTGTGGTCCCACTCTTCGGATCCACGGGATAGACCTGCTGTGATTGTCCCCCACGCCAAGGGGACATGGCACAGGAAGGGGACACTGATTCCAGTCTCTGCCACAGTCCTCCTGGGAATGTTGTACAAGAAGAAGGAGCGCCAAGACTTCATCTTCACCATCTACCACTGGTGGCAGGCCCTGGCCATCTTCACCGTCTACCTGTGGTCAGGGCTGCCCATGAAGGTAAGTCCCAGCCCACTCTGAGACATTCCAGGCTTTTTGGGGATACAGCGCCACACCAATCCCAAAattccctgtgctccaggcCAAGCTGTCCATCATGCTGCTGACACTGGTGGTGGCCGTGGGGACATACCTGTGGATGGAGCGGAAGGTGGCACACAACGTGGAGGTCCGGCTGCCCCGCATCCCGCGCCCACGCCACAAAACACGTGGATACCGCTACCTGGAGGACAACTCGGATGAGACTGGCTCCGACGGTGATGGGGACAAGGAAGATGAAGGCAGGCACCCAACCGAGGCCACCAGCGAGGATGAGCTGCCAAAAGAG from Corvus cornix cornix isolate S_Up_H32 chromosome 5, ASM73873v5, whole genome shotgun sequence encodes:
- the UNC93B1 gene encoding protein unc-93 homolog B1 isoform X2; the protein is MEKDLDCCQDGAKTVPSAGLSTEGTETQLDDFVGAHHPDYNEEEEEQKYFRRKRLGVIKNVVAASLAGTLTYGVYLGLLQMQLILHYDETYREVKYSNIGLEDIDRKVLMGINVTPVAALLYTPVLIRFFGTKWAMFLAVGIYALFVSSNYWERYYTLVPSAVAIGGVIVPLWASMGTYITRMAQKYYEYVNYKEEQEKERQRVPRDACNAYIIVFQTVFYSCFHLSFVCAQMPMVFFLNNYLYQLNHTLFAVKHCGTLSHGTLPGFNKTVLQSLPRSVNLIIVESVLMAAAFLAMLVVLVLCGAAYRPMEEIDMRSIGWGNIFQLPFKHMRDYRLRHLFPLFIYSGFEVLFVCTGFSLVGSGMGWEVMEQGQVTMSPCLLQNYGVCALGLERLAYLLMAYGFSASACSSLALCMLRLRRHIPLLAGAFIHAALLVTLFCWAPEPRYLAQAPLLYSIAVLWGTGSALNKTGISILLGMLYKKKERQDFIFTIYHWWQALAIFTVYLWSGLPMKAKLSIMLLTLVVAVGTYLWMERKVAHNVEVRLPRIPRPRHKTRGYRYLEDNSDETGSDGDGDKEDEGRHPTEATSEDELPKEDGEQLG
- the UNC93B1 gene encoding protein unc-93 homolog B1 isoform X1; this encodes MRQHPPQGLGPPEAAMEKDLDCCQDGAKTVPSAGLSTEGTETQLDDFVGAHHPDYNEEEEEQKYFRRKRLGVIKNVVAASLAGTLTYGVYLGLLQMQLILHYDETYREVKYSNIGLEDIDRKVLMGINVTPVAALLYTPVLIRFFGTKWAMFLAVGIYALFVSSNYWERYYTLVPSAVAIGGVIVPLWASMGTYITRMAQKYYEYVNYKEEQEKERQRVPRDACNAYIIVFQTVFYSCFHLSFVCAQMPMVFFLNNYLYQLNHTLFAVKHCGTLSHGTLPGFNKTVLQSLPRSVNLIIVESVLMAAAFLAMLVVLVLCGAAYRPMEEIDMRSIGWGNIFQLPFKHMRDYRLRHLFPLFIYSGFEVLFVCTGFSLVGSGMGWEVMEQGQVTMSPCLLQNYGVCALGLERLAYLLMAYGFSASACSSLALCMLRLRRHIPLLAGAFIHAALLVTLFCWAPEPRYLAQAPLLYSIAVLWGTGSALNKTGISILLGMLYKKKERQDFIFTIYHWWQALAIFTVYLWSGLPMKAKLSIMLLTLVVAVGTYLWMERKVAHNVEVRLPRIPRPRHKTRGYRYLEDNSDETGSDGDGDKEDEGRHPTEATSEDELPKEDGEQLG
- the UNC93B1 gene encoding protein unc-93 homolog B1 isoform X3: MRQHPPQGLGPPEAAMEKDLDCCQDGAKTVPSAGLSTEGTETQLDDFVGAHHPDYNEEEEEQKYFRRKRLGVIKNVVAASLAGTLTYGVYLGLLQMQLILHYDETYREVKYSNIGLEDIDRKVLMGINVTPVAALLYTPVLIRFFGTKWAMFLAVGIYALFVSSNYWERYYTLVPSAVAIGGVIVPLWASMGTYITRMAQKYYEYVNYKEEQEKERQRVPRDACNAYIIVFQTVFYSCFHLSFVCAQMPMVFFLNNYLYQLNHTLFAVKHCGTLSHGTLPGFNKTVLQSLPRSVNLIIVESVLMAAAFLAMLVVLVLCGAAYRPMEEIDMRSIGWGNIFQLPFKHMRDYRLRHLFPLFIYSGFEVLFVCTGFSLNYGVCALGLERLAYLLMAYGFSASACSSLALCMLRLRRHIPLLAGAFIHAALLVTLFCWAPEPRYLAQAPLLYSIAVLWGTGSALNKTGISILLGMLYKKKERQDFIFTIYHWWQALAIFTVYLWSGLPMKAKLSIMLLTLVVAVGTYLWMERKVAHNVEVRLPRIPRPRHKTRGYRYLEDNSDETGSDGDGDKEDEGRHPTEATSEDELPKEDGEQLG
- the LOC104692991 gene encoding LOW QUALITY PROTEIN: aldehyde dehydrogenase family 3 member B1 (The sequence of the model RefSeq protein was modified relative to this genomic sequence to represent the inferred CDS: deleted 1 base in 1 codon); amino-acid sequence: MAIIPGIPGISQGLRQLPWAESPHNQDGPEHQAALQRATTLSMETSSSFPQLGMQQPLEPPKQQLPGYGKCSTAGSDPGKDPGKAAGCSGSSGIGKGPMPMVCSTPCGNPYAGLVSHLRASWLSGKTRPMEYRMAQLEALGRFLDDKKQEILEATELDMGKPSFEAFFSEILLCKNELNITLNNLCHWMKDEYVDKNLVMQLDSAFIRKDPYGVVLIIAPWNYPIHLFLVPLIGAIAAGNCAIIKPSEISKNTERLIAETLSCYLDSDCFAVVTGGVPETTRLLENKFDYIFFTGSPPVGRIVMTAAAKHLTPVTLELGGKNPCYVSDTCNVANVARRVVWGRFFNAGQTCIAPDYVLCTVEMQDKLMPALREAITEFFGPNPRESPDFGRIVSDKQFRRIRALLGSGRVAIGGQTDEAERYIAPTVLADVLPSDPAMQEEIFGPVLPIVVIANMDEAIDFINARPQPLVVYAFSCDSKVVNQVLEWTSSGGFCGNDTLMHVTLTSLPFGGIGNSGLGKYHGKFTFDTFSHHRGCLHRNMGLETLNTPRYPPYTQQKLGLLTTTFEVKRRGTCTLL